The genomic DNA CGCCCCCCGAGCCGCCCGCCCCGCCCGCCCCGCCCGCGCCCGAGCTCGGCGCAGGACGGCGCCGCCTGGTCGACGCCGTGTGGCCGCTCCGGCTGACCCGCTCGCAACTGATCGTCGCCCTGCTGCTGTTCATCCTCGGCCTGGGCCTGGCCATCCAGGTCCGCTCCACCGGCGAGTCCAGCGCGCTGCGCGGCGCCCGGCAGGAGGACCTCGTACGGATCCTCGACGAGTTGGACGACCGCACCCAGCGGTTGGAGGACGAGCGCGAGCGGCTGGAGGACCAGAAGGCGGAGCTGGAGAACAGCTCCGACCAGGCGGAGGAGGCGCGCCGCCAGACCGAGGCCAAGGAGCGCCAGCTCGGCGTGCTGGCCGGCACGGTTGCCGCCGAGGGCCCCGGCATCGAGATCACCGTCCGTGGCCCCGAGGGCGCCGTCGAGGCGGACATGCTGCTGGACACCATCCAGGAGCTGCGCGCTGCCGGTGCGGAGGCGATCCAGATCAACGGCGTGCGCGTGGTCGCGGGTACGCACTTCGCCGACGCCGGCGAGAGTGACGTGGCCATCGACGGCCGCCGGGTCTCCCAGCCGTACGTCTTCCGCGTGATCGGCCGGGCCGAGGATCTGGAGCCCGCGCTGAACATCCCCGGTGGGGTGGTTCAGACCATGGAGGAGGAGCAGGCTACGGTGTCCATCGAGCCCCGGGATACGGTCCTCGTGGACGCCTTGCGGCGGGAGAAGCGGCCTGACTACGCTCGGTCGTCGTCGTGACCTCAAGGTTACGGGGGGTCGACGCATCGGCTGCGGTCGCGTAAGGGAAACTGTCCGGGGGTTGTGGACGTTCAGTGAATGTCCGGTGCCGCTGATGCGCGTGTCGAGTGACCTGCTCGTACACGGGCCTGTCCGACGGTCAAGGGGAAATCGCCCGTGAAGTTGTTCGCTAAGTTGTTCGGGAGGGGCTCGGCGGATCGGCCGGGCCGGCACCGCGCCGCGTCCCAGGGCGGCGAGGCCGGCGAGCGCGCCTTGTACCGGGATCAGGCGCCTCCGCCGCCCGGCGACATTTCGGGTGGTCAGGGCGAGTCTTATGTTGACCCTGCCGCATCGGGCCGCATAGGTTTCGGGGAACCATCAACCTCAAGTGCGGGTGGAGGGTTCGCCCCCGGCTCGCATCCGCCCGACGCCGCTGCGGGCGCTCCGCAGCAGGAGGCACAGTCCATGGACCTGCCGGTATGCAACAGGTGCGGGGCCCGGAACGCCCAGGCGAGCCGGTTCTGCTCCAACTGCGGCGCCCCGCTGCGGGCCGGTGTGGCCGAGCGTCCCTCGGAGACCACCACCACGATCTCCATCTCGGGCATCGAGGCATACGAGGCCGAGGTCGCCAGCGGCGGGCAGACGCTGCCGCCGCTGTCGCCCGAGGCGCAGGCGGCCGTCGACGCGCTGCCGCCCGGCTCCGCGCTGCTCGTCGTCCGCCGCGGCCCCAACTCCGGGGCCCGCTTCCTGCTGGACAGCGAGCTGACCACCGTCGGGCGCCACCCGCAGAGCGACATCTTCCTGGACGACGTCACGGTCTCCCGGCGGCACGTGGAGTTCCGCCGGACCCCTGACGGCCGGTTCTCGGTCGCCGACGTCGGCAGCCTCAACGGCACGTACGTCAACCGCGAGCGGATCGACGAGTTCGAGCTGACCAGCGGGGACGAGGTGCAGATCGGAAAGTTCCGGCTGGTGTTCTTCGCCAGTCGGCGCACCGCCTGACGGCGGGGAGCACACGACCACGGGACGGAAGCGATGGGCGACACCCCGAGGGGCGGCACCGCCGCTCCGGAAGCGGACCGGCCGGACCGACGCCGGGCGCGCGACCGGCAGTTGAGCATCGGGGGCGTCCTCGCCGTGCTCCGCGAGGAGTTTCCCGAGGTCACCATCTCCAAGATCCGCTTCCTGGAGTCGGAGGGCCTGGTGGAGCCGCAGCGCTCGCCGGGCGGCTATCGCAAGTTCGGCACCGCGGACGTCGAGCGGCTGGCCCGGATCCTGCGTATGCAGCGGGATCACTACCTGCCGCTCAAGGTCATCCGTGAGCAGTTGGACGCCGACCCCGTGGCCGGCGCCGGGACCGGGGCCTCCGCCGTCGCGGAGGCCCCGCACGATCCCCGTGTCGACCGGGAGACGCTGCTGCGCACCGCCGCCGTCGGCGAGGACGAGCTGGCGTCCTGGGAAGAATTCGGTCTCGTCGCCCCGGACGCCGACGGGCTCTACGACGCGGACGCGGCCGCCGTCGCCCGTCTCGTGGCCGAGCTGGGCAGCTACGGGCTGCAGGCGCGCCACCTGCGCGGCCTCAAGGCCGCCGCGGACCGCGAGGCCGGCCTCGTCGAACAGGTCATCGGCCCGCTCCGGCAGCACCGCAGCCCGCAGACGCGGGCCCACGCGGAATCCACCGCCGAACGGCTGATCGAGCTGTCCGCGCGGCTGCACACGACCCTCGTACGGTCCTCACTGCGGGTCGCCGGCAACTGACCGGTCCCGTGCTCGACTACCCAAAACCGCCGGGGTCGGCCTAGGGTTGCTGTGTGAACGAGCTCGACGTTGTGGGTGTCCGGGTGGAAATGCCCTCGAACCAACCGATCGTTCTCCTGCGTGAAGTGGGCGGCGACCGGTACCTTCCCATCTGGATCGGTCCTGGGGAGGCGACGGCGATCGCCTTCGCGCAGCAGGGCATGACCCCCGCGCGCCCGCTG from Streptomyces sp. CMB-StM0423 includes the following:
- a CDS encoding FHA domain-containing protein; this translates as MKLFAKLFGRGSADRPGRHRAASQGGEAGERALYRDQAPPPPGDISGGQGESYVDPAASGRIGFGEPSTSSAGGGFAPGSHPPDAAAGAPQQEAQSMDLPVCNRCGARNAQASRFCSNCGAPLRAGVAERPSETTTTISISGIEAYEAEVASGGQTLPPLSPEAQAAVDALPPGSALLVVRRGPNSGARFLLDSELTTVGRHPQSDIFLDDVTVSRRHVEFRRTPDGRFSVADVGSLNGTYVNRERIDEFELTSGDEVQIGKFRLVFFASRRTA
- the ftsR gene encoding transcriptional regulator FtsR → MGDTPRGGTAAPEADRPDRRRARDRQLSIGGVLAVLREEFPEVTISKIRFLESEGLVEPQRSPGGYRKFGTADVERLARILRMQRDHYLPLKVIREQLDADPVAGAGTGASAVAEAPHDPRVDRETLLRTAAVGEDELASWEEFGLVAPDADGLYDADAAAVARLVAELGSYGLQARHLRGLKAAADREAGLVEQVIGPLRQHRSPQTRAHAESTAERLIELSARLHTTLVRSSLRVAGN
- a CDS encoding DUF881 domain-containing protein, producing the protein MQRRPSAPQLPGPASPPERTAPAERSAPPEPPAPPAPPAPELGAGRRRLVDAVWPLRLTRSQLIVALLLFILGLGLAIQVRSTGESSALRGARQEDLVRILDELDDRTQRLEDERERLEDQKAELENSSDQAEEARRQTEAKERQLGVLAGTVAAEGPGIEITVRGPEGAVEADMLLDTIQELRAAGAEAIQINGVRVVAGTHFADAGESDVAIDGRRVSQPYVFRVIGRAEDLEPALNIPGGVVQTMEEEQATVSIEPRDTVLVDALRREKRPDYARSSS